A DNA window from Anaerocolumna sp. AGMB13020 contains the following coding sequences:
- a CDS encoding DHH family phosphoesterase has translation MDLLKEVGNARSIGIAGHMRPDGDCAGSCLALYRYLSQIKKEAQIDLYLEPIADKLQITEDSLRVKQENVEGRIYDVFISLDSGSIDRLGFAEEYFKNSIKTINIDHHISNTNFGQVNYVAHDASSTCEVLYELMEKEYIDLTIAKALYMGIIHDTGVFKHSNTTRRTMEIAGALIEKGVPFSDMIDNTFYRKDYHQNQVLGRCLLESILLLKGKCIVSCVSRKMMEFYEVQSADLDGIVDQLRITKGVEVAILIYEADIHEYKVSLRSNGIVDVRKIAVYFGGGGHIMAAGCTMRGTLHDVFNNLTPHIEYQLENKEGTGAGL, from the coding sequence ATGGATTTGCTGAAAGAAGTGGGGAATGCAAGATCAATCGGAATAGCCGGGCATATGAGGCCGGACGGGGACTGTGCCGGTTCCTGTCTGGCCCTATACCGTTATTTAAGCCAGATAAAAAAAGAGGCACAAATCGACCTTTATCTGGAACCTATAGCAGATAAATTACAAATTACAGAAGACTCTCTCAGAGTAAAACAAGAAAATGTAGAGGGAAGAATTTATGATGTCTTTATTTCACTGGACAGTGGAAGTATAGACAGACTTGGATTTGCAGAAGAATATTTTAAGAATTCCATCAAAACAATTAACATTGATCACCATATCAGCAATACGAACTTCGGACAGGTTAACTATGTAGCTCATGATGCCAGCTCTACCTGTGAAGTATTATATGAGCTGATGGAGAAAGAATATATTGATCTTACCATAGCAAAAGCATTATATATGGGAATTATACATGATACCGGAGTCTTTAAACACAGCAATACTACCAGGAGGACTATGGAAATAGCTGGTGCTTTGATAGAAAAAGGTGTTCCCTTTTCTGATATGATAGATAATACCTTTTACCGAAAGGATTATCACCAGAACCAGGTACTTGGCAGATGTCTTTTGGAAAGTATCCTGTTGTTGAAGGGAAAATGCATCGTGTCCTGTGTAAGCAGGAAGATGATGGAGTTTTATGAAGTTCAGTCTGCAGATTTGGACGGCATTGTTGACCAGCTTCGTATAACCAAAGGTGTAGAAGTGGCAATCCTTATTTATGAGGCAGATATTCATGAGTATAAGGTCAGCTTAAGGTCTAATGGCATAGTGGATGTGCGTAAGATTGCCGTATACTTTGGAGGCGGCGGTCATATAATGGCAGCCGGCTGTACAATGAGGGGAACCCTTCATGATGTATTCAATAATCTGACACCTCACATTGAGTATCAGCTGGAAAATAAGGAAGGAACAGGAGCAGGTCTTTGA
- the rbfA gene encoding 30S ribosome-binding factor RbfA, which yields MRKNSIKNTRINGEVQRELSQLINREIKDPRIHPMTTVVAVDVAPDLKHAKVYISVLGNEEEQKSTLAGLRSAAPYMRGQLAKTVNLRNTPELTFVIDQSIEYGVNMSHLINEVTKDLKEEVKEVEEEN from the coding sequence ATGAGAAAGAACAGTATTAAGAATACACGTATAAACGGCGAAGTTCAAAGGGAACTGAGTCAGTTAATAAACAGGGAAATTAAAGATCCAAGAATACATCCCATGACAACTGTAGTGGCAGTTGATGTAGCCCCAGATTTAAAACATGCAAAGGTTTATATCAGTGTTCTGGGGAATGAAGAGGAGCAAAAAAGCACACTTGCAGGTCTTAGAAGCGCAGCACCTTATATGAGAGGACAGCTGGCAAAAACGGTAAACTTAAGAAATACGCCGGAGTTAACCTTTGTTATTGATCAGTCAATTGAGTATGGTGTGAATATGTCCCATCTGATCAATGAGGTTACAAAAGATTTAAAAGAAGAAGTAAAAGAAGTGGAAGAAGAAAACTAG